Proteins encoded within one genomic window of Actinoplanes octamycinicus:
- a CDS encoding MFS transporter yields MKQFNDQLANLWQDYAALVSLVAGLLGVVLLISFAIWAKRSGKPLRPIALSFSMNLALLLNAEGMWVIATEQLRLPKVFAVLVFAVFEICFLTATSLAAEQYRNTTVYGPDGKIETPGHPGPMLWIAALIAAVSGIIVASNAVTGTEKLLRLAVPCVIFLMWWAALTAAGQRVRRGRFAYSPRRLAERWGWLIPDDDPDLARMASERQVRRMVVNHHRVSSARWPKSWWRNRLLKDARTAGEPVVDDVIGQLARIQRVMDLLIPADARPAAPVVAAPVTAVLPAPAEEPVTAPVRTAPPVQFVPPSQAVEDAPVRPTVAKLAALVNSTAETATLGERLAAAVTPEEMLGMPAPARAAERAGSDRAEVPASGPVAAAPVPAPRRADEDTVPGAVPAVLGSIPAVAAPRPFLATTPVPQATATNGTGANGNGTNGNGANGTNGTGTNGGGNLPSWAATPTGAQRAVNIVGSPWWRLAVERLSRLVAAEITADNLSEMTYTRVAELVRSLAPRVPDLGEGVVRSFVNDYVREMNGEPGDAAYPWRDLLPEPVTAPVGSPAWMAAIEELRAALIEEMESSDVTDPRELAVLLAPSVPRLDDETIREFVNDYLSALGGQPTGGDQPWQHLLPRPQGGRGPSDEEIVEQFGAQLHEHLRTTGKLTRYRVTAVTGVKSPARADRIKAIIEDQAAETTPA; encoded by the coding sequence ATGAAGCAGTTCAACGATCAGTTAGCCAACCTCTGGCAGGACTACGCCGCCCTGGTCTCCCTGGTCGCCGGCCTGCTCGGCGTGGTCCTGCTGATCAGCTTCGCGATCTGGGCGAAACGGTCCGGCAAGCCGCTGCGCCCGATCGCGCTGTCGTTCAGCATGAACCTGGCGCTGCTGCTCAACGCCGAGGGCATGTGGGTGATCGCCACCGAGCAGCTGCGCCTGCCCAAGGTGTTCGCCGTCCTGGTCTTCGCGGTCTTCGAGATCTGCTTCCTGACCGCCACCTCCCTGGCAGCCGAGCAGTACCGGAACACCACGGTCTACGGCCCGGACGGCAAGATCGAGACGCCCGGTCACCCCGGTCCGATGCTGTGGATCGCGGCGCTCATCGCGGCCGTCTCCGGCATCATCGTGGCCAGCAACGCGGTCACCGGCACCGAGAAACTGCTCCGGCTCGCGGTGCCCTGCGTGATCTTCCTGATGTGGTGGGCGGCGCTGACCGCGGCCGGGCAGCGGGTCCGGCGCGGCCGGTTCGCCTACAGCCCGCGGCGGCTCGCCGAGCGCTGGGGCTGGCTGATCCCGGACGACGACCCGGACCTGGCCCGGATGGCCTCCGAGCGGCAGGTGCGCCGGATGGTGGTGAACCACCACCGGGTCAGCTCGGCGCGCTGGCCGAAGTCGTGGTGGCGCAACCGGCTGCTCAAGGACGCCCGGACCGCCGGCGAGCCGGTGGTCGACGACGTGATCGGGCAGCTGGCCCGGATCCAGCGGGTGATGGACCTGCTGATCCCGGCGGACGCGCGCCCGGCGGCCCCGGTGGTCGCGGCGCCGGTGACGGCCGTCCTGCCGGCTCCCGCCGAGGAGCCGGTGACGGCGCCGGTCCGGACCGCGCCGCCGGTGCAGTTCGTGCCGCCGTCGCAGGCCGTCGAGGACGCGCCGGTCCGCCCCACGGTGGCGAAACTGGCCGCGCTGGTGAACTCGACCGCGGAGACGGCGACGCTGGGGGAGCGGCTGGCCGCGGCGGTGACCCCGGAGGAGATGCTCGGCATGCCGGCGCCGGCCCGGGCCGCCGAGCGGGCCGGGTCCGACCGGGCGGAAGTCCCGGCGAGCGGCCCGGTCGCGGCCGCTCCGGTCCCGGCGCCGCGCCGGGCGGACGAGGACACCGTGCCCGGGGCGGTGCCCGCGGTGCTCGGCTCGATCCCGGCCGTCGCCGCGCCGCGTCCGTTCCTCGCCACGACCCCGGTCCCGCAGGCCACGGCCACGAACGGCACCGGAGCCAACGGCAACGGCACCAACGGCAACGGGGCCAACGGCACCAACGGCACGGGCACCAACGGTGGCGGCAACCTGCCGTCGTGGGCGGCCACCCCGACCGGCGCCCAGCGCGCCGTCAACATCGTCGGCTCCCCGTGGTGGCGGCTCGCCGTCGAGCGCCTGAGCCGCCTGGTCGCCGCCGAGATCACCGCCGACAACCTGTCCGAGATGACCTACACCCGGGTCGCCGAGCTGGTCCGCTCGCTCGCGCCGCGGGTGCCGGACCTGGGCGAGGGCGTGGTCCGCTCGTTCGTCAACGACTACGTCCGGGAGATGAACGGCGAGCCCGGCGACGCCGCCTACCCGTGGCGTGACCTGCTCCCCGAGCCGGTCACCGCGCCGGTCGGCTCGCCGGCCTGGATGGCGGCGATCGAGGAGCTGCGCGCCGCGCTGATCGAGGAGATGGAGAGCAGCGACGTCACCGACCCGCGCGAGCTGGCCGTGCTGCTCGCGCCGAGTGTGCCGCGGCTCGACGACGAGACGATCCGCGAGTTCGTCAACGACTACCTCTCCGCGCTCGGCGGCCAGCCGACCGGCGGCGACCAGCCGTGGCAGCACCTGCTGCCCCGCCCGCAGGGCGGCCGCGGCCCGAGCGACGAGGAGATCGTCGAGCAGTTCGGCGCCCAGCTGCACGAGCACCTGCGCACCACCGGCAAGCTGACCCGCTACCGGGTGACCGCGGTGACCGGTGTCAAGAGCCCGGCCCGCGCCGACCGGATCAAGGCGATCATCGAGGACCAGGCCGCGGAGACCACCCCGGCCTGA
- a CDS encoding DUF1963 domain-containing protein: protein MNLPPEVRALTRTRLDANSADWYLGQARPSIGYEVADEGWSAVGGDPAVAAFEWPAYQGEPMLMLAQIDCEEAADLLGADWPFPDSGRLLFFHDDDFRAPWGGPDGDDGCRVLHVADTPVAPLPAGRRTIEVLPLDPVPQATLPSWEDGINLTAHVADLSALLDLREELRPLLPTPSHRLLGHHDKLATPVDGHRPLLQIEAVEGTAWGEVVAITFWITDPDLASGNLANVRRSYEVA from the coding sequence ATGAATCTGCCTCCCGAGGTCCGCGCGCTCACCCGCACCCGTCTCGACGCGAACTCCGCGGACTGGTATCTGGGTCAGGCCCGCCCGTCGATCGGCTACGAGGTGGCCGACGAGGGCTGGAGCGCGGTCGGCGGCGATCCGGCGGTGGCCGCCTTCGAGTGGCCCGCCTATCAGGGCGAGCCGATGCTGATGCTGGCCCAGATCGACTGCGAGGAGGCGGCCGACCTGCTCGGCGCCGACTGGCCGTTCCCGGACAGCGGCCGGCTGCTGTTCTTCCACGACGACGACTTCCGCGCTCCGTGGGGCGGCCCGGACGGCGACGACGGTTGCCGCGTCCTGCACGTCGCCGACACCCCGGTCGCGCCGCTCCCTGCCGGCCGCCGCACCATCGAGGTGCTGCCGCTCGATCCCGTCCCGCAGGCCACCCTGCCGAGCTGGGAGGACGGTATCAACCTGACGGCGCACGTGGCCGATCTCTCGGCGCTGCTCGACCTGCGGGAGGAACTGCGTCCGCTGCTCCCCACGCCGAGCCACCGCCTGCTCGGCCACCACGACAAGCTCGCCACCCCGGTCGACGGCCACCGCCCGCTGCTCCAGATCGAAGCCGTGGAGGGCACCGCCTGGGGCGAGGTGGTGGCCATCACCTTCTGGATCACCGACCCGGACCTGGCGAGCGGCAACCTCGCCAACGTCCGCCGCAGCTACGAGGTCGCCTGA